The Hyphomicrobium sp. MC1 genome window below encodes:
- the pth gene encoding aminoacyl-tRNA hydrolase, with product MKLFVGLGNPGEKYRANRHNIGFMALDRIAERHSFAPWRKKFQGLISEGSIGGERVTLLKPETYMNESGRSVGEAQRFLKIPLSDIYVFHDELDLVPGKVKLKTGGGNAGHNGLRSITAHIENEYKRVRLGIGHPGSKDAVVYYVLNDFAKSEREWLNALLDAISDAAPYLAKGEDDRFLSDVARTTQEDHETPAPKASRAPQESPRPPKASRPHPAGERASKRQSALADNLKKWLSARKSGGEDA from the coding sequence ATGAAGCTCTTCGTTGGCCTCGGCAATCCGGGCGAGAAATACCGCGCCAATCGCCACAACATCGGCTTCATGGCGCTCGACCGCATCGCGGAACGCCACAGCTTCGCGCCCTGGCGCAAGAAATTTCAGGGGCTCATCTCCGAAGGCTCGATCGGCGGCGAGCGCGTGACGCTGCTGAAGCCCGAAACCTACATGAACGAGAGCGGCCGCTCTGTCGGTGAAGCCCAGCGTTTTCTAAAAATTCCGCTGTCGGACATTTACGTCTTTCACGACGAGTTGGACCTTGTACCCGGCAAGGTGAAACTGAAAACGGGTGGCGGCAACGCCGGTCACAACGGTTTGCGCTCGATCACCGCGCACATTGAAAACGAGTACAAGCGCGTGCGCCTCGGCATCGGTCATCCCGGCTCAAAAGATGCCGTCGTCTATTATGTTTTGAACGACTTCGCGAAATCAGAGCGCGAATGGCTCAATGCGCTGCTTGATGCCATCTCCGACGCCGCCCCCTATCTCGCCAAAGGCGAAGACGACCGCTTCCTGAGTGACGTCGCTCGCACGACGCAGGAGGATCACGAAACGCCTGCGCCCAAGGCTTCGCGCGCGCCACAAGAGTCGCCGCGCCCGCCGAAGGCATCGCGGCCACACCCAGCCGGTGAACGCGCGTCCAAACGCCAATCCGCCCTCGCCGACAACTTGAAAAAATGGCTGAGCGCGCGAAAATCCGGCGGCGAGGACGCCTAG
- a CDS encoding S-methyl-5'-thioadenosine phosphorylase, with protein sequence MTASVLGIVGGSGFYQLPGLANPEWKAIESPWGTPSDEILFADIDGLPIRFLPRHGRGHKLSPTGINYRANIDALKRAGVTDLISVSACGSLKKKYKPGDFVLPDQFIDRTFAREKSFFGNGCVAHVAMGDPISPLLTKALEKSAKAEKIEVHKGGTYLAMEGPQFSTRAESNLYRSWDCDVIGMTNMPEAKLAREAEICYASVAMVTDYDCWHDDHEDVDVASIIAVMHANTEKAQRLVAHLARDFPREHPACPIGSDRALEVALITPPEARDPELLKKLDAVAGRVLG encoded by the coding sequence ATGACGGCATCGGTTCTGGGCATTGTTGGAGGCAGTGGGTTCTATCAACTGCCAGGCCTTGCCAACCCTGAATGGAAGGCAATCGAGAGTCCGTGGGGTACACCTTCGGACGAAATTCTGTTTGCTGATATCGACGGATTGCCGATCCGGTTTCTGCCGCGGCATGGGCGCGGGCATAAGCTGTCGCCGACGGGCATCAACTATCGGGCGAATATCGATGCGCTTAAACGTGCTGGCGTGACCGATCTCATCTCGGTTTCCGCGTGCGGATCGTTGAAGAAGAAATACAAGCCCGGCGATTTCGTGCTTCCCGATCAGTTCATCGACCGGACGTTCGCGCGCGAGAAGTCGTTCTTCGGCAACGGTTGCGTTGCGCATGTTGCGATGGGCGATCCGATCAGTCCGCTGCTAACGAAGGCGCTCGAAAAGTCGGCGAAGGCCGAGAAGATCGAGGTGCACAAGGGCGGCACCTACCTCGCGATGGAAGGGCCGCAGTTTTCCACGCGCGCAGAAAGCAATCTTTACCGGTCTTGGGATTGCGACGTCATCGGCATGACGAACATGCCGGAGGCCAAGCTCGCGCGCGAAGCGGAGATTTGCTACGCGAGCGTCGCGATGGTGACGGATTACGATTGCTGGCACGACGATCATGAAGACGTCGATGTCGCGTCGATCATTGCTGTCATGCACGCGAATACAGAAAAAGCGCAGCGGCTCGTCGCGCATCTCGCGCGGGATTTTCCGCGCGAGCATCCGGCTTGTCCGATCGGCTCGGACAGGGCACTCGAAGTTGCGCTGATCACGCCCCCGGAAGCGCGCGATCCTGAACTCTTGAAGAAGCTCGATGCGGTTGCGGGGCGGGTGCTGGGATAG
- a CDS encoding Fur family transcriptional regulator has product MTKKTTKRRSAADQDKIIVEALRGVGRPVSAYELIEQVRAKGVSAPPTVYRALQRLIDDGLAHRLESLNAFVACDHPHHAGKAVFAICDSCGTVKEFDSPTAVKSLQTWASKNDFNIRSMTMEIRGRCGDCTVGHD; this is encoded by the coding sequence ATGACGAAGAAGACGACCAAGCGCCGGAGCGCGGCCGATCAGGACAAAATCATTGTCGAAGCGCTGAGGGGCGTCGGGCGGCCCGTGAGCGCCTACGAGCTTATCGAACAGGTGCGCGCAAAGGGTGTCAGCGCACCGCCAACGGTCTATCGGGCTCTACAACGTTTAATCGACGATGGCTTGGCGCATCGGCTTGAAAGCCTCAATGCTTTCGTCGCTTGCGATCATCCTCATCACGCCGGAAAAGCTGTCTTCGCGATCTGCGATTCCTGCGGCACGGTGAAGGAATTCGATAGTCCGACCGCTGTGAAGAGCCTGCAGACGTGGGCAAGCAAGAACGACTTCAACATCCGCTCAATGACGATGGAAATTCGCGGACGCTGCGGAGATTGCACCGTAGGACACGATTGA
- the ychF gene encoding redox-regulated ATPase YchF — protein sequence MGFKCGIVGLPNVGKSTLFNALTQTAQAEAANYPFCTIEPNVGEVAVPDKRLDTLAGIAGSKEIIPTRLTFVDIAGLVRGASKGEGLGNKFLSHIREVDAVAYVLRCFVDEDITHVENRIDPLADADVVETELMLADLESLEKRISQIEKKAKSGDKEAKAQYAVMEKPLVLLREGKPARLAQMTAEEMPAFRALQLLTSKPVVYVCNVEEASAANGNAYSKQVEERAKAENAAVVVISAKIESEFAGLAPEDRDAFLSEMGLDEPGLNRLIRAGYDLLHLVTYFTVGPKEARAWTITRGTKAPQAAGVIHTDFEKGFIRAETIAFDDYVTGNGETGAKEAGKMRLEGKDYVVQDGDVMHFRFAN from the coding sequence ATGGGCTTCAAATGCGGCATCGTCGGCTTGCCGAACGTCGGCAAGTCAACCCTCTTCAATGCGCTCACGCAAACGGCGCAGGCCGAGGCGGCCAACTATCCCTTCTGCACCATCGAACCGAACGTCGGCGAAGTTGCTGTTCCCGATAAGCGCCTCGACACGCTCGCTGGCATTGCAGGTAGCAAGGAAATCATTCCGACGCGCCTGACGTTCGTCGATATCGCCGGCCTCGTCCGCGGCGCTTCGAAGGGCGAAGGCCTCGGCAACAAGTTCCTGTCGCACATTCGCGAAGTCGATGCCGTGGCCTACGTGCTGCGCTGCTTCGTTGACGAAGACATCACCCACGTCGAGAACCGCATCGACCCGCTCGCCGACGCTGACGTCGTCGAAACGGAATTGATGCTGGCCGATCTCGAAAGCCTCGAAAAGCGGATCTCGCAAATCGAGAAGAAGGCGAAGTCCGGCGACAAGGAAGCCAAGGCGCAGTACGCCGTCATGGAAAAGCCGCTGGTGCTTCTGCGTGAAGGCAAGCCCGCCCGTCTCGCGCAGATGACCGCCGAAGAGATGCCCGCCTTCCGTGCGCTGCAACTGCTGACGTCGAAGCCCGTCGTCTATGTCTGTAACGTCGAGGAAGCGTCCGCCGCCAATGGCAACGCCTATTCCAAACAAGTTGAAGAGCGCGCGAAAGCCGAGAATGCGGCTGTCGTCGTCATCTCCGCCAAGATCGAAAGCGAATTCGCAGGCCTCGCGCCGGAAGATCGCGATGCCTTCCTTAGCGAGATGGGCCTCGACGAACCGGGCCTCAATCGCCTGATCCGCGCCGGATACGACCTGCTCCACCTCGTGACCTACTTCACCGTCGGCCCGAAGGAAGCCCGCGCCTGGACAATCACGCGCGGCACCAAGGCTCCGCAAGCCGCTGGCGTCATCCATACCGACTTCGAAAAAGGCTTCATCCGCGCCGAAACCATTGCCTTCGACGATTATGTAACCGGCAACGGCGAAACCGGTGCTAAAGAAGCCGGAAAAATGCGTCTCGAAGGCAAGGACTACGTCGTCCAAGACGGCGATGTCATGCACTTCCGTTTCGCCAACTAG
- a CDS encoding 50S ribosomal protein L25/general stress protein Ctc, producing MAELITLKATARPRAGKGAARQARRNGNVPAVIYGNHETPETINLEYNELWKQVLRGHFTSTAIEIDVEGTKHIVLARDVQVDPVRDTPLHVDFQRVGKDGVIRVSIPVHFTNETLSPGLKRGGVLNIVRHDVEVFCPYDKIPRAFEINLEGMEIGRSIHISAVEMPEGVSPVIKNRDFTIATIAGALKGDDEAASATADAAAAPAAGAKAAPAAAGKAAPAAAGKAAPAAKPAAKK from the coding sequence ATGGCTGAGCTCATTACGCTCAAGGCTACGGCGCGCCCGCGTGCCGGCAAGGGGGCCGCACGCCAAGCACGCCGCAATGGAAATGTGCCCGCCGTCATTTACGGCAACCACGAAACCCCGGAAACGATCAATCTCGAATACAACGAGCTGTGGAAGCAGGTCCTGCGTGGCCACTTCACCTCGACGGCTATCGAGATCGACGTCGAAGGCACGAAGCACATCGTGCTCGCCCGCGACGTCCAGGTCGACCCTGTCCGCGACACGCCCCTTCACGTTGACTTCCAGCGCGTCGGCAAGGATGGCGTGATCCGCGTTTCGATCCCCGTGCACTTCACTAACGAAACGTTGTCGCCGGGTCTGAAGCGCGGTGGCGTTCTCAATATCGTCCGCCACGACGTCGAAGTGTTCTGCCCTTACGACAAAATCCCGCGCGCGTTCGAGATCAATCTCGAAGGTATGGAGATCGGCCGTTCGATCCACATCTCGGCCGTCGAGATGCCGGAAGGCGTTTCGCCCGTCATCAAGAACCGCGACTTCACGATTGCGACGATCGCCGGCGCCCTGAAGGGTGACGACGAAGCCGCAAGCGCAACCGCGGATGCCGCTGCCGCTCCCGCCGCGGGTGCCAAGGCTGCTCCGGCCGCCGCTGGCAAGGCAGCCCCGGCTGCTGCAGGTAAGGCCGCTCCGGCCGCCAAGCCCGCCGCGAAGAAGTAA
- a CDS encoding catalase → MTDTTKLTTTAGAPVPDNQNSLSAGPRGPLLMQDYQLIEKLAHQNRERIPERTVHAKGWGAYGTLTITGDISKYTKAKALQPGAKTEMIARFSTVAGELGAADAERDVRGFALKFYTSEGNWDLVGNNTPVFFVRDPMKFPDFIHTQKRHPKTNMRSPTAMWDFWSLSPESLHQVTILMSDRGLPVGVRNMNGYGSHTYSFINANNERFWVKFHFKTLQGHKHWTNGEASEIVGRTRESTQEDLFTAIERGEFPKWKMQVQVMPEADADKHWYNPFDLTKVWPHADYPPIDIGVFELNRNPQNYFAEIEQAAFSPSNIVPGIGFSPDKMLQARIFSYADAHRYRLGTHYEHLPVNAARCPVHNYHKDGPMRFFAPETGNVDAYYEPNSFHGAEQDKSVAEPPLKISGDADRFNHRDGNDDYRQVTALFNLFNKEQKARLFSNVAEAMWGIPDFIAERQLAHFKKVHPDYEAGVRAALDHMTRQKASETAQQQKMPQGAEAAE, encoded by the coding sequence ATGACCGATACCACGAAGCTCACCACAACAGCGGGTGCCCCGGTCCCCGACAACCAGAATTCGCTGTCAGCCGGGCCGCGCGGTCCGCTGCTGATGCAGGATTATCAGCTCATCGAGAAGCTCGCGCATCAGAACCGCGAGCGCATTCCGGAACGTACCGTCCACGCCAAGGGCTGGGGCGCTTACGGAACGCTGACGATTACGGGCGACATTTCGAAGTACACGAAGGCGAAGGCGCTGCAGCCGGGCGCGAAGACCGAGATGATTGCGCGCTTCTCGACCGTTGCGGGCGAGCTTGGCGCGGCGGATGCCGAGCGCGATGTTCGCGGCTTCGCACTCAAATTCTATACCAGTGAAGGCAACTGGGATCTCGTCGGCAACAACACGCCGGTGTTTTTCGTCCGCGATCCGATGAAGTTTCCCGACTTCATCCACACGCAGAAACGGCACCCGAAAACCAACATGCGCTCGCCGACGGCGATGTGGGATTTCTGGTCGCTGTCGCCGGAAAGCCTGCATCAGGTTACGATCCTGATGTCGGACCGCGGCTTGCCGGTCGGCGTTCGCAACATGAACGGCTACGGCTCGCACACGTATTCATTCATCAATGCCAACAACGAGCGTTTCTGGGTGAAATTCCACTTCAAGACGCTGCAAGGCCATAAGCACTGGACGAACGGTGAAGCGAGCGAGATCGTCGGCCGCACACGTGAATCGACGCAGGAAGATCTGTTCACGGCTATCGAGCGCGGCGAGTTCCCGAAGTGGAAGATGCAGGTTCAGGTGATGCCGGAAGCCGATGCCGACAAGCATTGGTATAACCCGTTTGACTTGACGAAGGTTTGGCCGCATGCGGACTATCCGCCGATCGATATTGGCGTGTTCGAGCTCAACCGCAATCCTCAGAACTATTTCGCCGAGATCGAGCAAGCGGCATTCTCGCCGTCGAACATCGTGCCGGGCATTGGCTTTTCGCCCGACAAGATGCTGCAGGCGCGCATCTTTTCGTATGCAGATGCGCATCGCTATCGCCTTGGCACGCACTACGAGCATCTGCCCGTGAACGCCGCGCGCTGCCCCGTTCATAACTATCACAAGGACGGCCCGATGCGGTTCTTCGCACCGGAGACGGGGAACGTGGACGCCTATTATGAGCCGAACTCGTTTCATGGTGCCGAGCAGGACAAGTCCGTCGCGGAGCCGCCGCTGAAGATTTCGGGCGATGCCGATCGTTTCAATCATCGCGATGGCAACGACGATTACAGACAGGTGACGGCGCTGTTCAATCTCTTCAACAAAGAGCAGAAAGCGCGGCTGTTCTCGAACGTCGCCGAAGCGATGTGGGGTATCCCCGATTTCATCGCCGAGCGGCAGCTTGCGCATTTCAAGAAAGTGCATCCGGATTATGAAGCCGGGGTGCGCGCGGCGCTCGATCACATGACGCGACAGAAAGCTTCCGAGACGGCGCAGCAGCAGAAGATGCCGCAAGGCGCAGAAGCTGCCGAGTGA
- a CDS encoding class II aldolase/adducin family protein, giving the protein MRKEVIATALEMSRSGLSPGRSGNVSCRFGGGMLITPTGKRYEDTDPDDIVFVAADGSVPDGQLKPSSEWQFHLAAYHARPDRNALVHTHSLHATVLACAHKSIPAFHYMVAVAGGKDIPCVPYATFGTDELARHVAAGLRERDACLMANHGQIACGASLAHALEMAREVEVLAEQYYKVLLLADVHLLDDAEMLEIAERFKAYGRNAELNQKRR; this is encoded by the coding sequence TTGAGAAAAGAGGTCATTGCAACGGCTCTGGAGATGAGCCGTTCGGGACTTTCTCCAGGGCGTTCAGGTAACGTCTCGTGTCGGTTCGGCGGCGGCATGCTGATCACGCCGACGGGCAAGCGGTATGAAGATACCGACCCTGACGACATCGTATTCGTCGCCGCAGACGGCAGCGTTCCAGATGGTCAACTGAAGCCGTCGAGCGAGTGGCAATTTCACCTTGCTGCGTATCACGCGCGCCCGGATCGAAATGCACTTGTGCACACGCACTCGCTGCATGCGACCGTGCTGGCGTGCGCGCACAAATCCATTCCGGCATTTCATTACATGGTGGCGGTCGCGGGCGGAAAGGACATTCCGTGCGTGCCTTACGCGACGTTCGGAACGGATGAACTCGCGCGGCATGTTGCGGCCGGGCTTCGTGAACGAGATGCGTGTTTAATGGCCAACCACGGTCAGATTGCTTGCGGAGCTTCGCTCGCGCACGCACTTGAAATGGCCCGAGAGGTGGAAGTTCTGGCCGAGCAGTACTACAAAGTACTCTTACTGGCTGATGTGCATCTGCTCGATGATGCTGAAATGCTCGAGATTGCCGAGCGCTTTAAAGCCTACGGCAGGAATGCGGAGCTAAACCAGAAGCGCCGATAG
- a CDS encoding adenine phosphoribosyltransferase, producing MKNLDALEELIRTIPDYPKPGIMFRDITTLLSDPKGLKKAIKGMAKPFEDQKIDAVAGIEARGFILGGAIADRLECGFIPIRKKGKLPWKTIGQEYTLEYGVDVIEIHEDAFASGSRVLIVDDLIATGGTAEAAVKLVQRSGGKVVGATFIVDLPDLGGMKRLDDLGITSHALVAFEGH from the coding sequence GTGAAGAACCTGGACGCCCTCGAAGAGCTTATTCGTACGATCCCTGACTATCCGAAGCCCGGCATCATGTTTCGGGATATCACGACGCTTCTTTCCGACCCGAAAGGGCTTAAAAAAGCGATCAAAGGCATGGCGAAGCCATTCGAGGACCAGAAAATCGACGCGGTTGCCGGTATCGAGGCGCGCGGGTTCATTCTGGGTGGCGCGATTGCCGACCGCCTCGAATGTGGCTTCATTCCGATCCGGAAAAAAGGCAAGCTGCCTTGGAAGACGATCGGGCAGGAGTACACGCTTGAATACGGCGTGGACGTCATCGAAATTCATGAGGACGCTTTCGCGAGTGGATCGCGCGTGCTGATCGTCGACGACCTGATCGCGACGGGCGGCACAGCGGAAGCGGCGGTCAAGCTCGTTCAGCGTTCCGGCGGCAAGGTGGTTGGGGCAACCTTCATCGTCGATCTGCCGGACCTTGGCGGCATGAAGCGGCTCGACGATCTGGGCATCACCAGTCACGCGCTTGTCGCGTTCGAAGGCCACTAG
- a CDS encoding cytochrome c1: MKQRISLSLIFALSFVLPVTSASAEEAGHPEIHRQTWSFSGFTGQFDKAQLQRGFQVYKDVCSNCHGLKYLSFRNLVQPGGPEFPEAAVKELAKTWPNQITDGPNDEGKMFERPALLSDPIRGPYHNDQEARAAQNGALPPDLSLIARARGVERNPSWWIHPFLMLGDIAKAYQEGGADYIYALMHGYSDPPADFKLTDGKFYNKIFPGHQISMPPPLSDGLVSYQDGTPDTVDNYAKDVVAFLSWAADPTLDTRKQIGWQVILYLIVTTGLLYLGKRRIWASIKH, translated from the coding sequence ATGAAACAGCGCATCTCACTTTCATTGATCTTCGCGCTTTCGTTCGTGCTCCCGGTTACGAGCGCCTCTGCGGAGGAAGCGGGACATCCGGAGATCCATCGGCAGACGTGGTCGTTCTCGGGCTTCACCGGGCAATTCGATAAGGCGCAATTGCAGCGCGGCTTCCAGGTCTACAAGGACGTCTGTTCGAACTGTCACGGCCTTAAGTATCTGTCGTTCCGCAATCTCGTGCAGCCGGGAGGACCGGAATTTCCGGAAGCAGCCGTGAAGGAACTGGCGAAGACGTGGCCGAACCAAATCACGGACGGTCCGAACGACGAAGGCAAGATGTTCGAGCGTCCGGCGTTGCTGTCTGATCCAATCCGGGGGCCGTATCATAACGATCAGGAAGCGCGGGCAGCGCAAAACGGCGCGTTGCCGCCTGATCTATCGCTTATCGCTCGGGCACGCGGCGTTGAGCGCAATCCAAGTTGGTGGATCCATCCGTTCCTGATGCTCGGCGATATTGCCAAGGCCTATCAGGAGGGCGGCGCGGATTACATCTATGCGCTCATGCACGGCTATTCCGATCCGCCGGCAGATTTCAAACTGACGGACGGAAAATTCTACAACAAGATTTTCCCCGGCCATCAAATCAGCATGCCGCCGCCGCTTTCCGACGGTCTCGTCAGTTACCAGGACGGCACACCCGACACCGTCGATAACTATGCGAAAGACGTTGTCGCATTTCTGTCATGGGCCGCCGACCCCACGCTCGATACGCGCAAGCAGATCGGATGGCAGGTCATTTTGTATCTTATCGTCACCACTGGCTTGCTCTACCTGGGCAAGAGGCGGATCTGGGCCAGCATTAAGCACTGA
- a CDS encoding DUF3297 family protein, which yields MSDELPDRLCNDPASPFFNEELLKRDIGIRFNGTDKTNVEEYCISEGWIRVAAGNARDRKGRPMTLKLKGKVEPYFRTA from the coding sequence ATGTCCGACGAACTGCCCGACCGCCTTTGCAACGATCCCGCAAGCCCGTTCTTCAACGAAGAGCTTCTGAAGCGTGACATCGGCATCCGCTTCAATGGTACCGACAAAACCAACGTTGAAGAATACTGCATCAGCGAAGGCTGGATCCGCGTTGCGGCAGGGAACGCGCGCGACCGCAAAGGCCGCCCGATGACCCTGAAGCTCAAAGGCAAAGTCGAGCCGTATTTCCGCACGGCGTGA
- a CDS encoding ribose-phosphate pyrophosphokinase, protein MKIIAGNSNRPLAEAICTYLKLPMAKGQVKRFADMEIFVEIQENVRGQDVFVIQSTSFPANDNMMELLILLDALKRSSARRITAVIPYFGYARQDRKPGPRTPISAKLVANLIERAGADRVLTLDLHAGQIQGFFDIPTDNLFAAPVMTRDIEEHYGNTDDIVVVSPDVGGVVRARALAKRITAPIAICDKRRERPGESEVMNVIGDVDGKRCILIDDIVDSGGTLVNAAEALLKNGATEVSAYISHAVLSGGAVSRIQNSRLKSLVITDSILPTEAVKAARNIRVMSIAPLIGEAILRTSREESVSSLFY, encoded by the coding sequence GTGAAAATCATCGCGGGAAACAGCAATCGCCCCCTCGCCGAGGCGATCTGCACCTATCTGAAGCTGCCGATGGCCAAAGGCCAGGTGAAGCGCTTCGCCGATATGGAGATCTTCGTCGAAATCCAGGAAAACGTCCGTGGTCAGGACGTGTTCGTCATTCAGTCGACGTCGTTCCCCGCCAACGACAACATGATGGAGCTGCTGATCCTGCTCGATGCGTTGAAGCGCTCGTCGGCGCGCCGCATCACAGCCGTCATCCCATACTTCGGTTACGCCCGGCAGGACCGCAAACCCGGTCCGCGTACGCCCATTTCGGCCAAGCTCGTCGCCAACCTGATCGAGCGCGCCGGCGCCGACCGCGTTCTGACGCTCGATCTCCATGCCGGCCAGATCCAGGGCTTCTTCGACATCCCGACCGATAACCTCTTCGCTGCGCCGGTCATGACGCGCGACATCGAAGAGCACTATGGCAACACGGACGATATCGTCGTCGTGTCGCCCGACGTCGGCGGCGTCGTCCGCGCCCGAGCGCTCGCCAAACGCATCACCGCGCCAATCGCCATTTGCGATAAGCGGCGCGAACGTCCAGGCGAAAGCGAAGTGATGAACGTCATCGGTGACGTTGACGGCAAACGCTGCATCCTGATCGACGATATCGTCGATTCCGGCGGTACGCTCGTCAACGCCGCTGAGGCCCTGCTGAAAAACGGCGCGACGGAAGTCTCTGCTTACATTTCGCACGCTGTGCTGTCTGGCGGCGCCGTCAGTCGCATCCAGAACTCGCGTCTGAAATCGCTCGTCATCACGGACTCGATCCTTCCGACCGAAGCCGTAAAGGCCGCGCGCAATATCCGCGTCATGTCGATCGCGCCACTCATCGGCGAAGCGATCCTCCGCACGAGCCGCGAAGAAAGCGTCTCAAGCCTCTTCTACTGA
- a CDS encoding alpha/beta fold hydrolase translates to MANGPIEIVLLPGLDGTGDLFDRLAVRLAPDLTVTIVRYPQDPSLGYAGYAEIVRNVIGKRPVFLLGESFSGPVAVRVATQLGRQVQGVVLAATFVKNPWPGCFIRRAALVDPRTTPSRLRDAVLMGPFGDPELVKKVEGIVATLSRSVRASRLKAIAEVDVRRDFAQLACPILVLHGRGDWLVRKSPIQRAVCERGRARMVVIPGAHMLLQTRSAEAAAEIVNFTKSIAEAHHEA, encoded by the coding sequence ATGGCGAACGGTCCGATCGAGATTGTCCTGTTGCCCGGTCTCGACGGGACAGGCGATCTGTTCGACCGTTTGGCAGTGCGGCTTGCTCCGGATCTGACTGTTACAATCGTACGCTATCCGCAGGATCCGTCGCTCGGGTACGCGGGCTATGCGGAAATCGTGCGCAACGTGATCGGCAAAAGACCGGTATTTCTTCTGGGAGAGTCGTTTTCGGGGCCGGTTGCCGTTCGTGTCGCGACGCAGCTCGGGCGGCAGGTGCAGGGTGTCGTGTTGGCGGCAACGTTCGTGAAGAACCCGTGGCCCGGTTGTTTCATTCGTCGCGCGGCGCTCGTCGATCCGCGAACGACGCCGTCGCGACTTCGCGATGCTGTCCTGATGGGACCTTTCGGCGATCCCGAACTCGTCAAAAAAGTAGAAGGGATCGTCGCTACGCTGTCACGGTCGGTGCGGGCATCGCGGCTCAAGGCCATTGCGGAGGTCGATGTGCGGCGGGATTTCGCCCAACTCGCCTGTCCGATCCTGGTGCTGCATGGGCGCGGCGATTGGCTCGTCCGCAAGTCGCCCATTCAGCGTGCGGTTTGCGAACGCGGGCGTGCACGCATGGTCGTCATTCCCGGTGCCCATATGCTATTGCAAACGCGTTCCGCCGAGGCGGCGGCCGAGATCGTTAATTTCACTAAGTCAATCGCGGAGGCTCATCATGAAGCTTGA
- the mtnA gene encoding S-methyl-5-thioribose-1-phosphate isomerase, with protein MKLDGVPSRTIWLEPDGWSIGIIDQTLLPHKIVRPVLKTVEDAARAIKTMQVRGAPLIGVTAAYGVALAMRVDASDASLDNAVAFLGAQRPTAVNLRWALEDLRTTLLPLAPSIRAVAAYARAAELAEDDVETCRNIGVNGLKLIKEIAIRKGGGPVNVLTHCNAGWLACVDWGTATSPIYHAHDAGIPVHVWVDETRPRNQGAALTAFELLQHGVPHSLIADNAGGHFMQAGDVDLVIVGTDRVTANGDVANKIGTYLKALAAHDMRVPFYVALPFSTIDWRTEKGSDIPIEERSEDEVLYVQGKLPNGELGSVLISAEGTHARNPAFDVTPARLVTGFITERGICAASREGLLSLYPEKTSAAA; from the coding sequence ATGAAGCTTGACGGAGTGCCCTCGCGCACGATCTGGCTCGAACCGGACGGCTGGTCCATCGGCATCATCGATCAGACGCTTCTGCCGCATAAAATCGTGCGGCCGGTGCTCAAGACGGTCGAGGATGCGGCGCGCGCCATTAAAACGATGCAGGTGCGCGGCGCGCCGCTGATTGGCGTCACGGCGGCTTATGGCGTGGCGCTGGCGATGCGTGTCGATGCATCGGATGCGAGCCTTGACAATGCGGTTGCGTTCCTCGGTGCGCAGCGGCCGACGGCGGTCAATCTGCGCTGGGCGCTGGAAGATCTGCGCACGACGCTGCTGCCGCTGGCGCCGAGCATTCGCGCTGTCGCCGCCTACGCGCGCGCGGCAGAACTGGCGGAGGACGATGTCGAGACGTGCCGGAACATCGGCGTCAACGGCCTCAAGTTGATTAAGGAGATCGCGATCCGCAAGGGCGGTGGTCCTGTCAACGTGCTGACGCATTGCAATGCGGGCTGGCTCGCGTGCGTCGATTGGGGGACGGCCACGTCGCCGATCTATCACGCACACGACGCGGGTATTCCGGTGCATGTCTGGGTCGACGAGACGCGGCCGCGCAACCAGGGCGCGGCGCTGACGGCGTTCGAGCTTTTACAGCATGGCGTTCCGCATAGCCTCATCGCGGACAATGCTGGTGGGCATTTCATGCAGGCTGGCGACGTCGATCTCGTCATCGTCGGCACGGACCGAGTGACGGCGAACGGCGACGTTGCGAACAAAATTGGCACGTATCTGAAGGCGCTTGCGGCGCACGATATGCGGGTTCCGTTTTATGTGGCGCTGCCGTTTTCGACGATCGACTGGCGCACCGAAAAAGGCAGCGACATTCCCATCGAGGAACGCAGCGAGGACGAAGTTCTGTATGTTCAGGGCAAGCTTCCCAATGGAGAACTCGGGTCGGTTCTGATTTCGGCAGAAGGGACGCATGCCCGTAATCCGGCCTTTGATGTGACACCTGCGAGACTCGTGACGGGCTTCATCACGGAGCGGGGCATTTGCGCGGCGTCCCGGGAAGGGCTGCTGTCGCTCTATCCTGAAAAGACCAGCGCAGCGGCATGA